A part of Diachasmimorpha longicaudata isolate KC_UGA_2023 chromosome 11, iyDiaLong2, whole genome shotgun sequence genomic DNA contains:
- the LOC135167612 gene encoding ras-related protein Rab-27A gives MDYDYLIKFLALGDSGVGKTSFLYHYTDGLFNARFVSTVGIDFREKRVIYRTTNGRTQRVHLQLWDTAGQERFRSLTTAFYRDSMGFLLLFDLTNEQSFLEVRNWLEQLKTHAYCEEPDIILCGNKCDLEDRRVVSEQKARELAEKYGMVYLETSAATGQNIARAVDVLLDRVMRRMEATVDTSLLPHQRVLRCHEPEPDRPRNPCYC, from the exons ATGGATTACGACtacttaattaaatttttggcaCTGGGTGACTCGGGAGTAGGCAAAACGAGCTTTTTGTATCACTACACCGATGGACTTTTTAATGCACGTTTTGTATCCACTGTGGGCATTgattttcgagaaaaacgagtg ATATATAGAACTACCAATGGCAGAACTCAGCGAGTGCATTTGCAATTGTGGGACACTGCCGGACAGGAGAg ATTTCGGAGTTTAACGACAGCATTTTATCGCGACTCAATGGGATTTCTTCTGTTGTTTGACCTGACGAATGAGCAATCATTTCTCGAAGTGAGAAATTGGCTGGAGCAACTCAAG ACTCATGCTTATTGCGAGGAGCCCGATATTATACTCTGTGGAAATAAGTGCGATCTGGAGGATCGTCGGGTGGTCAGCGAGCAAAAAGCGCGAGAACTCGCCGAAAAATATGG CATGGTATATTTGGAAACTAGTGCAGCTACAGGACAGAATATTGCACGCGCTGTTGATGTTTTACTAGATAGAGTAATGCGTAGAATGGAAGCTACTGTCGACACGTCACTGCTACCACATCAACGAGTTTTGCGATGCCATGAACCAGAGCCGGATAGACCTAGAAATCCGTGCTATTGCTGA